One part of the Mariniflexile litorale genome encodes these proteins:
- the ilvB gene encoding biosynthetic-type acetolactate synthase large subunit, with protein sequence MNNTQTANKKQEVAQETMRITGSEAIIRCLIAEGVDILYGYPGGAIMPVYDELYKFRDQIHHVLTRHEQGAAHAAQGYARISGRVGVAIATSGPGATNLVTGIADAQIDSTPVVCITGQVFSHLLGTDAFQETDIIGISTPVTKWNHQITKAADIPEVLAKAFYIAKSGRPGPVLIDITKDAQVSELDFKYEKCKGVRSYIPIPKTNPETLSAAAELINSAKKPLIVWGQGVILGQAENELKAIIEKAGIPAAWTILGASAIPTSHELNVGMVGMHGNYAPNMLTNECDVLIAIGMRFDDRVTGSLNTYAKQAKIIHFDIDPAEIDKNVKTDVAVLGDSKDSLSRLLPLLNENKHADWLQKFKDLYAIEFEKVIKDDIFPTKEGLTMGEVLKQINIETKGNAAIVSDVGQHQMIACRYAEFTTTKSNITSGGLGTMGFALPAAIGAKMAAPDREVVAIIGDGGYQMNIQELGTIFQQKAAVKIVVLNNEFLGMVRQWQQLFFDKRYASTEMTNPDFVTIAKGYYIEGKRVTKREELADAVKEMIASKESYFLEVCVEKEGNVFPMIPSGASVSEVRLS encoded by the coding sequence ATGAATAATACACAAACAGCAAATAAAAAACAAGAAGTGGCACAAGAAACCATGCGTATTACAGGAAGTGAAGCCATTATAAGATGCTTAATAGCAGAAGGTGTTGATATTCTTTATGGATATCCAGGAGGTGCTATTATGCCAGTTTATGATGAGCTCTATAAGTTTAGAGACCAAATTCATCATGTATTAACACGTCACGAACAAGGTGCTGCTCACGCAGCGCAAGGTTATGCGCGTATTTCGGGTAGAGTTGGTGTCGCCATTGCAACTTCGGGTCCAGGAGCAACGAACCTTGTTACAGGGATTGCCGATGCGCAAATAGACTCCACACCCGTAGTGTGTATTACAGGACAGGTGTTTTCTCATTTATTAGGAACAGATGCTTTTCAAGAAACCGATATTATTGGCATTTCGACTCCAGTTACTAAGTGGAATCATCAAATTACTAAAGCTGCCGATATACCAGAGGTTTTAGCTAAAGCATTTTATATAGCTAAAAGTGGTCGTCCAGGTCCTGTATTAATCGATATTACCAAAGATGCGCAGGTAAGTGAGTTAGATTTTAAATATGAAAAATGTAAAGGTGTAAGAAGTTATATTCCCATTCCTAAAACAAATCCTGAAACACTTTCTGCGGCAGCAGAATTAATCAATTCAGCAAAAAAACCGCTTATTGTTTGGGGACAAGGCGTCATTTTAGGTCAAGCAGAAAATGAATTAAAAGCCATTATAGAAAAGGCTGGTATTCCTGCAGCTTGGACTATTTTAGGTGCTTCAGCCATACCAACTTCACATGAATTAAATGTGGGCATGGTAGGCATGCACGGTAATTATGCGCCCAATATGTTAACCAACGAGTGTGATGTGCTTATTGCTATTGGAATGCGTTTTGACGACCGTGTTACAGGAAGTTTAAATACCTATGCAAAACAAGCAAAAATCATTCATTTTGATATTGATCCTGCTGAGATTGATAAAAATGTAAAGACCGATGTTGCTGTTTTAGGCGATTCAAAAGATAGTTTATCTAGGTTGTTACCATTGTTAAATGAAAACAAACACGCAGATTGGTTGCAAAAGTTCAAAGATTTATACGCTATTGAATTTGAAAAAGTGATAAAAGATGATATTTTTCCAACCAAAGAAGGTTTAACCATGGGAGAAGTGTTAAAACAAATAAATATTGAAACTAAAGGGAATGCGGCCATTGTATCAGATGTGGGTCAACATCAAATGATTGCTTGCAGATACGCTGAGTTTACAACTACTAAAAGTAATATTACTTCAGGTGGTTTAGGTACTATGGGCTTTGCATTACCAGCGGCTATTGGTGCTAAAATGGCAGCTCCAGATAGAGAGGTCGTGGCTATTATTGGTGATGGTGGTTACCAAATGAATATTCAAGAATTGGGTACTATTTTTCAGCAAAAAGCAGCTGTGAAAATTGTGGTATTAAACAATGAGTTTTTAGGAATGGTGCGCCAATGGCAGCAGTTATTTTTCGATAAGCGTTATGCGTCTACCGAAATGACAAATCCAGACTTCGTAACCATTGCAAAAGGTTATTATATTGAAGGAAAACGTGTAACAAAACGCGAAGAACTTGCCGATGCAGTTAAGGAAATGATTGCTTCTAAAGAGTCCTATTTCCTTGAGGTTTGTGTAGAGAAAGAGGGCAATGTATTTCCAATGATTCCTTCGGGAGCATCGGTTTCAG
- the ilvD gene encoding dihydroxy-acid dehydratase produces the protein MNKLNKHSSRLTQDVSQPASQAMLYAVGLTDEDMQKAQVGIASTGYDGNPCNMHLNGLAAEVKIECKIAGLVGLGFNTIGVSDGISMGTSGMNYSLASRDIIADSMETVMNAQSYDALISVVGCDKNMPGAVIAMLRLNRPSIMMYGGTIASGKYKGRKLNIVSAFEALGQKMAGEIDEEEYREIIKSAIPGAGACGGMYTANTMASAIECMGFALPYNSSIPAENPNKLSESERTAIAIKNLLELDLKPLDIISKKSIENAIALVNALGGSTNAVLHFLAIAHAADIEFTLEDFQRVSDRTPLIADLKPSGKYLMEDVHGVGGTPAVMKYLLDNGYLHGDCLTVTGKTLAENLADVEPLKFEDDQDVIYPKDKALKSSGNLQILYGNLAEEGAVAKISGNEGLLFEGKAVVYDGEQAANTGISNGEVAKGDVVVIRYVGPKGGPGMPEMLKPTSLIMGAGLGKSVALITDGRFSGGTHGFVVGHITPEAQEGGAIGLLRTGDIIRISAENNTINVLISEEELAERKSQWIQPELKHKKGILYKYARSVSSASKGCVTDAF, from the coding sequence ATGAATAAACTTAATAAACACAGTAGTAGATTAACACAAGATGTATCGCAACCAGCTTCTCAGGCCATGTTATATGCCGTAGGTTTAACTGATGAAGACATGCAAAAGGCCCAAGTAGGTATTGCAAGTACAGGTTATGATGGTAACCCGTGTAATATGCACTTAAATGGTTTGGCTGCCGAAGTGAAGATTGAATGTAAAATAGCTGGTTTAGTAGGTTTAGGCTTTAATACTATTGGTGTTAGTGATGGCATCTCTATGGGGACTTCGGGCATGAATTATTCTTTAGCTTCTAGAGATATTATAGCAGATTCAATGGAAACTGTTATGAATGCTCAAAGTTATGATGCACTTATATCGGTGGTTGGTTGTGATAAAAATATGCCAGGTGCTGTTATCGCTATGTTGCGTTTAAATCGTCCGTCCATAATGATGTATGGTGGTACGATAGCATCAGGAAAATACAAAGGAAGAAAACTCAACATTGTTTCGGCTTTTGAAGCTTTAGGGCAAAAAATGGCAGGAGAAATTGATGAAGAAGAATATAGAGAAATAATAAAAAGCGCTATCCCAGGAGCTGGGGCTTGTGGAGGTATGTATACAGCAAACACCATGGCTTCAGCAATAGAATGTATGGGCTTTGCACTGCCGTATAACTCGTCTATTCCAGCAGAAAATCCTAATAAATTATCAGAAAGCGAAAGAACCGCTATTGCTATTAAAAATCTTTTAGAATTAGATTTAAAACCTTTAGATATTATTTCTAAAAAATCTATTGAAAATGCAATTGCACTTGTAAATGCTTTAGGTGGATCTACCAATGCAGTATTACATTTCTTAGCGATTGCACATGCGGCAGATATTGAGTTTACACTAGAAGATTTTCAACGTGTAAGTGATAGAACACCATTAATAGCCGATTTAAAACCATCAGGAAAATATTTAATGGAAGATGTTCACGGTGTCGGCGGAACACCTGCCGTGATGAAATATCTATTAGATAATGGTTATTTGCATGGTGATTGTTTAACAGTAACAGGAAAAACTCTAGCAGAAAACTTGGCAGATGTTGAGCCTCTTAAGTTTGAAGATGATCAAGATGTTATTTATCCGAAAGATAAAGCCTTAAAATCTTCTGGAAATCTTCAAATTCTTTATGGTAACCTTGCAGAAGAAGGTGCTGTTGCAAAAATTTCCGGAAATGAAGGATTGTTATTTGAAGGTAAAGCCGTGGTTTATGATGGTGAACAAGCAGCAAATACAGGAATTTCTAACGGAGAAGTAGCAAAAGGTGATGTGGTTGTTATTCGCTATGTAGGTCCTAAAGGAGGTCCTGGAATGCCAGAAATGTTAAAACCAACCTCTTTAATTATGGGTGCAGGCTTAGGGAAATCGGTAGCTTTAATTACAGATGGGCGTTTTTCTGGAGGAACTCATGGTTTTGTTGTGGGTCATATTACACCCGAAGCGCAAGAAGGAGGTGCTATTGGATTACTAAGAACTGGAGATATCATCAGAATTAGTGCTGAAAACAATACTATTAATGTGCTTATTTCAGAAGAAGAATTAGCTGAAAGAAAATCACAATGGATTCAGCCAGAGTTAAAACATAAAAAAGGAATATTATATAAGTATGCCAGATCGGTATCATCAGCGTCGAAAGGCTGTGTTACTGATGCATTTTAA